In Periophthalmus magnuspinnatus isolate fPerMag1 chromosome 9, fPerMag1.2.pri, whole genome shotgun sequence, the sequence accaggtttaaaccgggtccagtccaggttcagtctaAGTGCAGTCCAGGTTCAGACCTGCACAGCCAGGAGCATCTGGTAGAAGTAGAACTTGGCGACAGGTTCTGGGATCTGTTTTTTGGACTTGATCCTGAAGAAcagctctcctccctccatcctccaGGAAacacagaggggtcagaggtcagaaggGTCAGGGGgttcagaggggtcagaggacaCACTTCACATTCAAAATACATCAGAACAAGACGTCGAGAAGAGGCCAGGACACAGTTAAGGGTTGGTGCGCACGCTCGGAGGGGTCAGAAGTCAGAGGGGGTCAGAGATCAGAGGGGTCAGAGATCAGAGGGGTCAGAGATCAGAGGGGTCAGGACTTACAGTTCCAGGACAATGTAGTAGCGCTCTTCAGTTTGGTAAAAGTCCACAGTCTTCATCAGACATGgctgaaacacagagagaaagagagaaagtgagagagggacggatggagggagagagtgtgagaaagagagaaagagtgtaagggagggagacagagagtgtTTCTCACATGATCGATTCTCTGCAGGATCTGGATCTCTGTCTCTGCATTCCTCGTTGCCGTCTGTGACACAATGATCAATGATCAgaagcaaatatttaaaaaaagacgTGAACtgtagtcccggttcagtcccggttcagtcccggttcagtcccggttcagtccagaCTCACTCCCTCAGATTTGAAGTTCCCTTTGTTGATGATCTTCACAGCATATTTGTGGAGATGTTCTCGTTCATATGCCAgcttcacctctccacaaacaCCGCTGAAAGCAAAAGGCAAAGAtcacctctgacctttgacccagtGACAAGAGCACAAGGACAAAGGGAGCAGATATTAAAGAgtaggtatttacttctattaggtattagcatgttttataagttttgctTTCGTTTTTGACagtctgagtctcccctcccttttctctctgtgctaagtctctcctccttcagagctctactgaaacatgcatggaggaCATATAAAACGtcgtcatgtttttaaaaaggaacagcattagaacataggacaaagaaacaaaagttAATTTAGCAGAACATTCCGctttaaaaactgaaatgacGTGATTATGTCATAGACGTAATGATGTCATAGATGTGCGACTCACGTTCCGATCTGCCGCGTCAGCACGTACTTCTGCTCGAGCTCTTTAGGAAGTGCCACCTGCTCACTGGACATCAGGTCTATGTACATAAAAACTGCACCAGGGTTAGACAGAGTCTAGTCCGGGTCCAGTCCGGGTCCAGTTCTGGGTCCAGTTCTGGGGTAGTACCTCTCTTCTTCTCGTGGCACAGTGAGATCACGGAGCTGTTGTTCAGAGGAGTTTTCCGTTTGGCTCCAATCAAAAGTCCGTCTATGAACGTCCCATTGTTACTGAGGTCCTCCACAAACGCCTCTGAGCCCTCCTgatggagaggagaagaggaggagaggaggagaggagaagaggaggagaggaggaaggcagttttaaacttatttataaAATAATCCTCCACTGGACGTCTCCTCCCGTCCTGACTTACCCTGTAGATCCTGAAGTGGCGTTTGCTGTAGATCCGGTACTTGGTGCTGCCGTCTCCCAGAACGTAGTCCGAGTTCTTATCCCGACCCACAACATACGAGTCCTGTATGCAGTCTGCAATAGAGaacaggtcgaaaccaggtcgaaaccaggtccaaaccaggtccaaaccaggtccaaaccaggtccaaaccaggtccaaaccaggtccaaaccaggtccaaaccaggtccaaaccaggtccaaaccaggtccaaaccaggtccaaaccaggtccaaaccaggaataaaccatgaataaaccaggacttaccAAGCACTTTGAATCCTGGTACCATGGGCATGAGTCGGGCCCAGGGAGGGGgcagttctggttctggttcttctGGGACCGAGGGGAGGGTCAGGGGCAGAGTGTCCATAGAGCTCAGAGTCCCACTAGAACCACTGGAGCCGCTGGAGCTGGACTTGGACTGGGACTGAGACTGGGACTGAGACTGAGACTGGACCTGAGGGGGACAATTCATCACATCAGAACAggtttaaagccccactgtgcaatatttatcacattAGATCAGAGttaaagagaaaggaggggttTTACCTGACTGGGTGGCAGTGTGgactggctctggctctggctctggtctTGACCCGGGTCTTGGTCTCGGTTCTGGACCCGGGTTGGACCCCCCTCTCCAGGCACAGCCTCGTCAGACATCTGGGACACTACACAAACGTTTgttaattttctatttttatgtctcagattttcagttttctccaaaagtgtaaaatatttaaactcaAACAAACCAAATCAGTTTAACTTAATAACAGAATAAAAGTGACGCACAGATGCACTTCCGGTCTCCTCCTccgatgaatgaatgaaacagtGAGGTGTTTAAACACATAGAATATATACTATAGAAGATATTgttcatcaccatcatcatcatcatcattaccaTCAAACTACAGCAACTAATTACAAACTAATAACACAAACATACGTGACTTTGACAGAAACCAGGCCCCTATGTTAAAGCAATATATTTAAACAGTTGTCATCGGttattctacatttaaataagttaaatacAAAATCTTTTAATGTCTTTCGAAC encodes:
- the chek2 gene encoding serine/threonine-protein kinase Chk2, coding for MDTLPLTLPSVPEEPEPELPPPWARLMPMVPGFKVLDCIQDSYVVGRDKNSDYVLGDGSTKYRIYSKRHFRIYREGSEAFVEDLSNNGTFIDGLLIGAKRKTPLNNSSVISLCHEKKRDLMSSEQVALPKELEQKYVLTRQIGTGVCGEVKLAYEREHLHKYAVKIINKGNFKSEGTATRNAETEIQILQRIDHPCLMKTVDFYQTEERYYIVLELMEGGELFFRIKSKKQIPEPVAKFYFYQMLLAVQYLHRNGIIHRDLKPENVLLSSSEDFCLIKVTDFNQSRILEEAALMRTLCGTPSYLAPEVFSSASGSGYGLSVDAWSLGVLLFVCLGGYPPFHEQFGPSVRDQIMSGTYTMLPRQWGHISDQAKDLVQRLLVVDPSRRLSIDEALEHPWVQDEEMKQRAHSVMYPEPSTSTSSSGTTGTSGTTGSAGPSASFSSRSSRRAGSSSAVEGKQAPTTRKRNREEDEERPIKRKH